In Pseudoliparis swirei isolate HS2019 ecotype Mariana Trench chromosome 22, NWPU_hadal_v1, whole genome shotgun sequence, the DNA window ATTCCTCCAGTTTAAACTGTGGCCTagagaaaaaaaactagaaACTACTAACATTACAGTCCACAGCTGCACAGGAAGTTCTCTTGGgactttatttacttatttttttactACGTGAACATGGTGGGAGGGATAGTGAAGAGGTTACTGTCCTTCAGACTAGAAACTGTGCGGTCACAGTAACCTCGGACTCAAACTCAGTGTGAGATAACAAGGGATCTAAggactctatctctctctctcttgacgaGCAAACAATAACTCAAACACGGTGGGTGAGATGAACAAGGTCACACAACATCATTTTCTTCATATAGATACGTTTTTCGGTGGAACGGAAAAAAAAGATCTGGTATTCAAAGGGCAACTCATCTGATTTTAAACATCCAGTTCAATTAAAGTCTTAAGTCTTAAAAAACAAACCTAATTGTGTGTAGAAATCCTGTGTTACAAAGATATCTGTGGAGTTTAGTATGACATTgtcatttggggggggggggggggggcaatgcaATACAATACTCTGTTCAATAATACTTAAAAACAGGGCATATCAGACTCTTCTGCTTTagtttaaataattttcaataacatttttgaaaatgttcacATACATTTCCACATCCATAATTAACAGTTTTAGGGCCAAGTATACATCTGTTTCATGGTAAATTGTCAACGTTTCATTTGTTTGATCCTTAAAAAGGCATTTACAACATTGTTGACTAGGGGAAAGGGTTAAAGGCTAATTCCAACATTTAACATAACATTAGATGGTTAATAGACATCGACAGTATTTCTCTTGCAGCTTGGATATtgcttaattttttaaaaataaattgtaaaaatACTGTGAACTATCTTATTTACACTGCTACTTCTAGgactactactaataatgatgataataataatagtaataataataataataatattgacaTAACTCCCTTTCAATCCCACATGTGACAAAATCGTGCACTCAGTGAAATAGTTCCAAGAGATGACAACGGGCTTAATGGCAGATTAATGCGTGACAAGATATTTGCTGAAcagactaaataaataaaaagagagaagaaaaaggagtcTCGTGCGCGCACACGCGCTCTGACACAAAACAGCGCCCATAATTTGACCGGATCACCTATGAGTCATGTTGAAAAAACGACCTCCACTCCCACTTTTCTTCCCTCCGCCTCATTCCCCCTGAAggccaccaacaacaacaacaaccataaAGTCATTGCACCGAGGTTCCGCTCTCGCAGACGGACAGCACGAAAGCGTCTGCTGGACCAATTACCCGCGGCCCCGCCGAGCGTGTTGCGTGTTTTCCTGGGCGGACTCTGTTCCCTTTGCCAGGGCAGTGAGGAGCAGCAGCGGGGCGAACAGCTCAGGACCGACGCTGCCGAGCTGACAATGGGGTCGTCTAGGGCTCTGCTCTGCTGCACCGCATGGGTCGTGATTTTACTGAGCTCAGCATCCACGGGTTCGTACTTTTTATTTCCCCacttctttgtgttgttgttgttgttgttgttgttatcatgTCAGAAATAGTTGTGTTTGCTTCTTGGCTGACTCCATTTTTGTTCGTGTGAGACTAAGTGGGTTCATTTCGCCTCTGGACCCACTGACATAAATAAATAGCGAACTGACTTTCACCTTTATTTACCGTGCACGACTGTGTTCGTCTCCAGAGATGAAACCAAAGTACATCTTTAAGTAGCCTGCTAATGCTTAACTTGAATATGTATATGTTATGGTACATCTACTTCACTATATTCCAAAGGCAAATGGGCCTTTATGCTCTATTTCTTTTATAGTTATAACTTCTTTTGCACATCAGTATGAATGATGTGATACAAATTAGCTCCACCTCAACCAGCAACATTAACATCATTAAAAGCAATTATATATTGTGTAATATTCTATAATCTGTGAGAAAATGTCTTTGATAATACttcaacattttacatttaaatgtatttattattatactgTGATATTGCTGCcgttacttaagtaaagtaacacTTATTCCACCACTGGCGGTCTCTCAGTATAATTAGTACATTAAGACTTGTATAActttgtctgtctttctctctttgtgtgtaacATTTTCCAGATGATCGTGACATGGAGCAGCGTGAGGTCATCTTTGACAAAATCATGCAAGGTGCGTGTGTTCACATGCTAGTGCAGTATCTCTGCAAGGACCAATTAGAACCTCAGAGGTTCAGAGGGGCATTCGACCCCTCTCTCTACTTCAAGAGGCTATTTTAAGATTTAGGACTGCAGTTTGAGATTTAGGATTTTGGAGCTCCACTAATTGTACCCATTAAGTTTATTTTGCTTGTCACAAGGACTACTTCTTAGCTTTTTAAAGGTCTATGTAATGTCATCTGTGGCTCTGGATTGACATACTAAATAGATTCCCTTCAGCAAAAGATTGCAGGTTATGCATGACTATAGTTGATATATCTGAGGTCAGGTTCAAGTGTAGAACATAAAACCGAAGTATCTCTGCCTCTGGTGCCTTGAGACATCAACTTTTTTGTAAATCCTTGTTTTAAAAATCCATGTGTCTTTCAGAGATGGAACAACCACATGCCTTCATTTTGCAGAAAGAGGTGGACGTGACAGTTCCAAAGGGTACTGTCAATCTTCTTGTCTGTTAGCATGTTCCTGTTTTGACAAAACATTGGAACATTTGTCACatattggttttttttctttcaagattTCCCAGAACAGGTGGAAATCACGAATAGCAGAGGTaaacatctatccatccattcatcatctatctatccatccatccatccatgttgCCTCCTTATTTCTATCTTACTCCCCTCAATCCTGTAAAATAAAGCAGCAATTACTATATAGAAAGAAAACACTTGAAAAGTACTGTTTAGTAATACAATTCTTATTCTGTCAGGGGGTTTCAGACCGGGAGTTCTGACACCTATAGGACATTTGTATCCATTTTCCTCTCTTTATTTAGAGTTTTTATGAACTTGTTGTAAAAGtatcaaataataatatgattgtCTTTTCATCTAAGGTCTTCCAGGTTTTGTGCCCCGTTCCTTTGGTGGTCCTCCCATGTTAAACTACCCAGTGCAGTTCCCCCTTGGGCGACCGACCTCCGACAATCTCCAAGCAATCTGTCTCAACAGAGAATATCGTCCCAGCTACTCAAAGTCTTACTTTCCTGTTTCTGGCTTTGGCCAGCTGAAGAATATGGCCAAGACTGTCAATAAGGCAGAGTCCTGGTTGAGCACATGCTGCAAAGGGAACCAGACGTGGGAGAATGAAGTGACGCTGTGTTGCGCCACAAAGGCAGTACGTTTTCACAACAGCTCCTACCGCCGATTCACTACTTTCTTACTCTGTATAAATAGAAGATGATGATACGATATATTCATTCCACTTTCTCCAGAAGCAAGATGAGAGACATACTCAGTGTATGCACTGTGGAGATAGTTTGATCCCAAACCAAAATGATTTAATGTTAAATATCAAAATGCATTTAATGTCATCCACTTGTGTCATTCATTGAAATCAAACActaaattttttaaatagttttgttttaCCCCAAACATGAAAGGGGCATGACACATTATTCACATTGCTGAGATAATGGTAATTGCATTTCTTCAACAAAGTTGAAGGCCTTTGGTGCTCTGAGTTGATAAGTTTATTATATGCATCACAGCGTGTCAGACAGGCCTGGGCATGAGCGCCAGTGGAGCGGACTGAAGGCACCCAACCAACCTGTCTTAAATTCTTCAGATTTTAAGCATTAACTCAATCGTATCGCCTCCCTCTTACAAGTGTGTCTCAAGATTTTCTACATCATTACGGTTGGCAAATCCCTCGACATACAGCTTGAGGCATGCAGAATTCATATCAGTATCAAACGACTTAATGCATACTGTGTGTTTTGTGCCTACTTCAGTGGGAGCTGTCAGTCCGATCCTTCTGTGAAGAGGACACTTCAATTAAGCATCGTATTTATCACTGCTGCTTCCTGAGAGGCGACGACATGCTGAACTGTTTCCAAAACGACGCTCCCAACCCAAACTACGAGGCAACAGAGGAGCTACCGGTACCACCACTTCCCTCAACAGACACCTTCAGCTTTGACCCTAACACTTGCCAGAGGTAGTCTATTCATGGAAATAGCTCAAATGATCACCaataaaaatgttgatattgGCAATCATGTCTCGGTTGAAATGCAAGGGTAATGTCAATGGGTTCCACATTTCAACCTAACAGTTGTCAAATGGAATTTAACATCCATGCTCTCATTAAGAGGACACAATCAGATTCAGATTTGAATGAGCTGCTTTAACACCAGATAATGCCTTGAAGAATATGGCCTGAAAAAGTATCTACTTTTCTTATGGTCAATAAATActataaaaagacaaaacattttacaaatatttgtgTCCAAATACTATTTAAAGTGTCAATGGGCCACACAATTGCACTGGGTGACATTTTCCTTCATTACAATAACCATTGACACTAGTTTACTTTAATTTGATTCCACATTGTCCTGGAGCTGTGAATACTCATCAGAGCAGCAAATGTGTATAAATCCACAGCTGAAAATATTACCCAACAAATGCACAAAACACCCTTCTTTAAATGACATTTGATCAAACCTGCTGTTCCCAGTTTGTAATACCAGGCCTTCTGTTAACAAACTATATATTTTTGAGTCGTGTTTAAAGACTTATATCTTCAGTTGGGAATGAGACTGAAAGAGATTGAGTTGGGAAATCAGTAGTGTTTCAGTTACCAGTGAGACAATGAAACATGACCCCCAAGGTCCAGTTCACTGATCCATAAGGTTTGAAGGCTTATAAGacacacaacatatatattatgaGAAAGAATGTGACTGCTTTGGAAAGTTAATGTGGTAGCCCATTGCCGGATGCTGCTGCATTGTAGGCCGGCAAAGGTTCAGCTAGTTACAACCTTGCTTGATAACCTTGCTTGATATACTTATTCAGATTATTATAGGGCGGCATTATATTTTACACAGGGCTTGATGCACTCTGAATGCAACCTACTTCTCCAATCTACATCTTTTTTGGGATTTGATGAGAATAGGGCCACACATATCCTTCAAATGGAACAAATCATAGAGAACATCCCATTGGTAAACACAATTCCTTTGTGCTACATTAAATGCATCCCAGAGGCTGAAGCAGGTCAGGGTTGGCTCTGACCTTATGCCTCATACTTTACAGGACAGTGATGACTCTGCACAGTGTCAGGGGAAACAGAGGAGATGTAGAGAAGAAACCATCTGCTCCTCTGAAAGTTGACATGAGCTTTCCTCCGGGACGACCCACCGCTGACACGATTGAGACGCTGTGTCGCAACAGGAAACAGCGCCCACTCTATAAAACCAATTGCCTGACAGGTCTTGGGTACGAATGGCTGGCTCGTCAGGCAAAGACCATCAATCGTATAGAAAAGGGATTCAAGCAGTGCTGCAAGAAGAATCAGCGTACGCTCAACTGTGCTGATCAGAAGGTAGAGTGAAACAACTACAAATGTACATATTTTGCTTAATTTAGACTTTTTGTTGCCTATCCATGTCcttcgtgtttttttttgtcacttacatttttttattcgtttagacatatcaacataaaacaaatacaaaaatgtcagacataaacataaaaatatatatacatatttatatattatatatacatatatatacacaacatatacatacatatatacatatagatacatatatagacacatatacatacaggactgtctcagaaaattagaatattgtgataaagttctttattttctgtaatgcaatttaaaaattattaaatattaaaagaataaaaggcttgcaatatttcagttgatttgtaatgaatccagaatacatgacatttttgtttttttaattgcattacagaaaataaagaactttatcacaatattctaattttctgagacagtcctgtacatatatatatatataaacatacatacatatacacacacacacataa includes these proteins:
- the LOC130213245 gene encoding extracellular matrix protein 1-like yields the protein MSHVEKTTSTPTFLPSASFPLKATNNNNNHKVIAPRFRSRRRTARKRLLDQLPAAPPSVLRVFLGGLCSLCQGSEEQQRGEQLRTDAAELTMGSSRALLCCTAWVVILLSSASTDDRDMEQREVIFDKIMQEMEQPHAFILQKEVDVTVPKDFPEQVEITNSRGLPGFVPRSFGGPPMLNYPVQFPLGRPTSDNLQAICLNREYRPSYSKSYFPVSGFGQLKNMAKTVNKAESWLSTCCKGNQTWENEVTLCCATKAWELSVRSFCEEDTSIKHRIYHCCFLRGDDMLNCFQNDAPNPNYEATEELPVPPLPSTDTFSFDPNTCQRTVMTLHSVRGNRGDVEKKPSAPLKVDMSFPPGRPTADTIETLCRNRKQRPLYKTNCLTGLGYEWLARQAKTINRIEKGFKQCCKKNQRTLNCADQKWREELDKYCVDENGGQVDFHCCLDDVSNDRYDCFRDVSPDPHYNTTSATKEFSLHNICDTHKIVNKKFPVGFPLKSFVNQCCPLSEDHKTACFEQKIEKISEMCSSRKTLSPAVRRCCLTSSQRFTQCFSKTLLDAISKATTVLRQKKKKRCPLS